The genomic stretch TTAAAACAGATGTTACactttgtaaatatttgataagCCTTCATTTAAAAAGTCACCTAATGGATAAGAACACAAGCTCTGAAGTTAGGAAATTGTAAGTTTAAACCCCGACTCCATCATGTATCCCTTGTATAATCAAAGAGCTTCTttaacttgtccaaggtcacatcaTCACTGAAATCATACCTACTTCACAGGATTGTTGTGACAagtaaataagtgtgtgtgtgtgtgcgtgtgcgtgtgcgtgtgcgtgtgcgtgtgcgtgtgcgtgtgcgtgtgtgtgtgtgtgtgtgtgtgtgatacgtGCATTTGTGTCACATAGTAAGGACTCAGTAAATGatatttatctcttttcttaATAATTATCTAAAGCAAAGCAAATACGTGAAGTGGAAAGATGTGTGGTTGGCTGATTTTGAACCAGGGTCTTTTATGTAGCTCAAAATCAcgttgagttctgggattacaggtgtaagtCACCACACTAGGCTCAgagcaaaattttctttaatgttttacaCTAAGACATGAGCTCTGAATGTCTTTCCAGCTCTCAACTTctatcttttccattttattctctAATAACACAGAACTCCTTTGCAATTCACACAGTATCCAAACATACCCACTATTCTCACCCACAGGCCTCTCTCTCTGCTACTTCCTGATTTTCAATGATTCTACTTACAAATTTTGTGTTTTACGATGGTGCAAAAATCAATGTGTATTCAGTAGAAACGATACTTCAAATTTAAGATTTGAATGATGGGCAACTCCCAGTAAGCTCAAGACTAGGAGGGTCTTATGGACTACTGTGTTTGCTAAGCTATGGTTCTCAGAGGACTAAGTGTAgcaattccattttttaaatttatgctaTTTTCAGTTCGTGGTGGATTCACTAGGATGTTTCTTTACTATAATCCAGCCAAGGAACATGTGTGGATTGCCCCTCAAGCCCAAAGTAAGCACTCCTCCACCTTGTCCAGGTTATGCTGCTGCCTGTCCACAAACAACCAACTGTCAATCATTTACCACCTGTGGTGGTAGGCCTGggatttgtttcttgtttttctttctttttttttttttaaggtgctgGTGATTGAAGCTAGAGTGTTATGCATATTACACAaatactctactactgagctatatcctcaaccCTTAACACACATGCTTGTAcacatgtgagagagagagagagagagagagagagagagagagagagagagtcactaAGTtttccaagctggccttgaacttgtgatcctcctgccttcccttcccaAAAAACTGGGTTTTCAAGCCAGTGCCACCAGACTCAGCTTGACTTGTAATCTTTTGTTTGTCTGTAAATCTGGTTTTCCAGCTAGACCAGGAATTCCTTGGGGGAGCTTTGGAGTGATCTTATTTACCTTTGAATTTTCATTAATGCTGTACCTGCCACAGGCCTAGCACACAGTAAATGGCTGTTGAATGACTCCATCCAAGAAGTAGGTGTTTCTTTACTCTCTTTTTGCCCCATCCAAAAAGCTCCCATCTTTGTCTGCTAGTGCCCCAGACTCTGGCTTTCTGAGTTTATGCAAGAACATTTGTTTGAAATCTCTTCACCCAACTGTATGTCAGTAAAGTAAGGCTTCACAGAGGACAGCCAAGGGGGCCCTGTCCAGTCGGCCTTCCCTCACAGAGGTATGCAGTCTGTCAACACAAGCTGGACTTATGTGCACACAAATGCCAACTCTCTGAACTCTATCTCTGTACTATCCAGATTTTTTGGTATCTCAATTATATTTGCTCTTGATCAGCCTTGATATGGTGTGCAAAGCTGTGCTGAATTATTAACAATAATTCTTGAGAACAAGGACTACAACAGGGAAATGTCAAGGGAACAAAAATCTTGAATTTAACAGTGCCAAATGCCAAGAAGGAAATACTTCCACCAGGGCCTCATCCCAAGGTTATACACAAAAGATAAGAGGGTTCAGGCAAACATAGAAGCAAAAGGCCTAGCTGTTCCCATAACGCAAATAAACATTTATGGaactaatatattttattataacatttaacataaaataattataaacaagaaggaaaataataaacactgtaattaaaaaacaattcaGTAGGCTATAAGTCTACACAAATGCAGATGAAATTTTATATTCCACTACCTCCTCTGGCTTTTATCCAAGaacattcaaaaaagaaagaagaaagaaatgcagccgggaagtggtggcacacacctttaatcccagcactccggaggcagaggcctgtgaatctctgtgagttcaaggccagcctggtctatggagctagttccagaacagctagggctgttacacagaaaaaccttgtctcagaaaaaaaaaaaaaaaaggaaatacagtaAAATGATGTGACGAgcttttaagggaaaaaaatgacatttcttaGTCTGTGAGGATGCAGGAGTTATATGCTCAGGTATACTGCTTTCTTTTATAGCCATCATGGCCTCTTTCACCCTGGACCTCAGGATCCTCTCAGCAAGCAGAAATATAGCAAGGTTTATAGCAAGGTTTTCTAGTGACTACAGCATATAACACTGCCTTCCCCATTACTCACAATTTTGGGCCCCATGTAACAGTCATAAGGACTGGGGAACAGGGATTAGCTAGCTGCAGCTTGCTCCTAATTAATTACAGGTCTGGTTTGGGGGGTTAATTTTATGTAgggtggtttgggttttttgttgttgttttgtagttttttgtttgtttggttttctgttcgtttatttttttgctttttattttctgtttttggtttttcgtgctttttgtttttgtttttgctttttttttttttttttgacagtctcACTATTTAGTTCAGGCAGGCCCGGAACTAGtaagcctcctgcttctgcttttgcGAGAAGCTGGGATacaaggtgtgctccaccacagtAGGCTAGGAAATCTCAAATGTATTTAAGTCAAATCTACCATGGTTCTGGCAACTGGACTTCACTGTTATTGAAATACAGTGACTCCCATGCggtgcgcgcctttaatcccagcacttgggaggcagaggcaggaagatctctgagttggaggccagcatggtctccagagcaagtgccaggtcaggctccaaagctacacagagaaaccctgtctcgaaaaacctaaataaataaataaataaatgaataatataatataataaataaataataaataaaataataaacaaataaataatataataaaatgaaataaaaaatagagcgACTCTTGCCCTGACTTGAAGTTCCAATAGGCTTTTCCAGCAGGAGGCACCTGTAGTGTCTCTCAGTGCTGAATCTTAGGCACTGACAGAAAATAGTTCAGGTTTTGGGCAGAAGATGGCAGTATATACTGCTCTATTTCAAATGCCCTGGGTTCGTGAATGAAGCGAATGAAGGGGGCGGAGGGGGGCGTTGTAAAGGAGTAGGACGGAACAGAAATTTGAGTTTTACGCAAAAACTAAATATTGTGGATGCTTATTTAATTTGTCCAAGAATCAATACTTGCTCATTCTTCCACGTTCTACATATTCTAAGTTCCCAGACAACCCAAAAGCCGCCCTATTTTATCACCTAGCGCGCCCCTGAAGCTCAAGTCCATAGCGGGGGCATTAGCCCAGGGCACCAGACTGACCCCTATATGTGCCCTTTTGCTATACCTCCGCTCGAGGTTTATTCTCCCAGATCCCTCCGCCGCCATGACGGGACTCATCACTCCTCTTCAGACTCTGCCTGCGGGTGGCTGAGCAGAAGTCTCTGGAGAGAGCGAAGGAGACAGAGCACCTGAAGTAGCAGGTAGGGGGGCTTTGAAAGGCGGGAGGAcaagttttgaagaaaaaaaaacgcAGAAAAGATGAGTGAGGAGAAACAGCGAGTGCCAACGTGAGGCGGGGgataaaatgaaggaaataagagGGGAGGGGGCCAAAGGAGGGTCAGTGGAAAAGAAGAGGGGGGGAGCCAGAAataagaggggagaagagaaatacGAGAAGGGGAAAGgcggaaataaagagaaaatcaaaGGAGTAAAGAAACTTGCGGGAAGACAAGACGTTCAATGTGACAGACATAGCGGAAAGAGCGGGAGCCGAAACGGGGCGAGTTGAGCGGTGAAGAAGGGGCAGGCCCCAAGGAAGCCCGCAACCGCCGCGACAGCGGAACCTGAGGCAGATGGTGTCGAATGGGGCTGCGGGACGGAGCGCAAGACGGGGTGACAAGTGTGGAGAAACGGGCTCCGAGAGAGTCTGGGTGTGTTTCTGGGACTTTGGTGTCGGGCTTTTCTTAGGGACTCCTGGTGTTTTCTGGCACTTTTTCGAGTCCCTTGCCGAGgccggtgggggggggggggtgtctgttaGCTCTCTCAGCACTTCCCAAAAAGCCGGGCTGCGTGGCGCGGCCGTTTAAAGGCCGGGTCGCCTTCAGGCCTGGAGCGCGTCCGGCCGGGCTGACAAGAGGACTCCCTCAGCTGCGGGACAGGCACCATTTGCCCTCCCACCGAGCTGGAGACCTGTGCGGCTAGGGCGCctcgctctccctccctctctccctcccctccctccctcccctccctccctctctccctctctctctctctctctctctctggccggGGAGAGCGGCGCTCGCGCGCTCCTAGAGGTCTGGACGTTAAAGCCGTGAGCGCCCAGCCGCCCAGCGCTGAGGAAACGCTGAGGCGGGCTCCACGGAGCGCGAGTGAAGGTGCGAGCGACCGCGTGGGCGCTGAAGGGACAGTGCGCGGGCGGGGAGGGGGCGGGGGCGACTCAGCGGCGGGTGCGGGGTGGGGGCGCTCAAGCCCAACCGGGAAAGCTGCAGCGGCGGTGGCGCGTCCTCCTCCTGCCCCACGGGGCTAATTTACATGCTGTCACAGCCCGGTGCGGACTCCtgggctctctctctttctctctctctccctcgcgaCTCGCTCACTCGCTCTGGGCGCCTGCCACCGCTCAGTCAGCGGAGCCCCACGAGCCTGAGGAGAGAAAGAGGCTGTGAGGGCGCGCCACGGCTCTCCCTTTCTGGCCGCCCTTCCTGCCGGCTGCAGGTCCGCTCAGAGCCATGCTCACACTTGGGAAACTTAGGACTGCGCTGGGGGCCGCGTGTGGAACCTCCCGGGAAGGAGGGTAGAGGTGGCGGCGcggggtggggagttgggggttAGAGGGGGGGAGCGGCCCTGGCTTCTAGACCagggggaggaggaagtgagCCCAAAGGATCCGCTGGGAGCTGTTTGTCCAGCTGTTTCTATTCGCACCCTGAGCGCTACAGCCAGAAGGGGGCCCCGAACTGAAGGTGTccgtctattttttttttttaggcgcTAATTTCCAACTCTTCTCACAGCTTGTCATTTCCAGGCACCCTGGAGTCCCAAAAGGCTAGCTCGGCGGGTGCGCACCTGCCAGCCGCCCCTGACACGGCCGATCAGGCAGCCTCCGAGCCTGAGAAGATGGCCCAGTCCAAGACCGACTGCCGCTCACCTGTCGGTCTCGACTGCTGCAACTGCTGTCTGGACCTGGCCAACCGGAGCAATCTCCAGAAAGACAGCAGCGGGGAGAACAAACCCGGCAGCCCGACCGTGAGCAACTTTCGGCAGCTGCAGGAGAAGCTGATCTTCGAGAACCTCAACACTGACAAGCTCAACACCATAATGAGGCAGGATTCCTTGGAGCCCGTGCTGCGGGACCCCTGCTACCTAATCAACGAGGGCATTTGCAACCGCAACATCGACCAGACCATGCTTTCCATTCTGCTCTTCTTCCACAGGTGGGTAGCTGGCCAGAGGGACATGGCCCCCTGCCACCAGCTTCTGCTGGATCTTCACCTCTGACAGGGGGGCAAACCAGGAAGTTCCCGAGGGGCATTGGGTGGGTTAGGGGAGCGTTGGGTTCATAGGCTACCATGACTGAACCTTTTGGCTATCTAGACCCCCCCACGCAGAACTTAGGGAATTTTAGCAGGTGCAAGTGTATTTTGAATGGTGCCTAGAAAGGCTTGCAAACTAGGGCCCAGATGAGATGACTCCATATGGGCTGGAAGTAGTTCTTGGAATTTCTATAGTCCTTCAGACAATTCTGCCCTGAGGTTCTCTTGGAATTGGAGTTCCACACTACTCAGTGGACCTGAAACTGGGAGGACTTTTAAATTACTGGGtagcagccaggcattggtggcgcatgcctttaatcccagcactcgggaggcagaagcaggtggatctctgtgagtttgagaccagcccggtctacatgTGCTAGTTCCAGTtcaggctgcaaagccacagagaaaccctgtctcgaacccccccccccaaaaaaaaatatcACTGGGTAGCATTGACAATGAGGACAAGCAGAATGTCATTAACAAATTGAGCTTCTAATGGGGGTAAAATCAAGGGTGAGGAATGGAACAAATAAAACCCTGTAAGAATTTTTGAGACTCGGAATGGGGAGGACTGGCCCACTCTGTAAATTATTCTCTTCTATACTGAATGCAGGTGAAAAGCAACCCCAGGAAAAAAATGGTTTAGGATTATCACTTTAAGTGCTTCAAAACCTCTGTATGGCAGGAGGGTGGATGAACTCACCTCCATGTAGTGTATATCAGATTTTCTGGAAAGCCAGAAGCCAAGaatgggagaagggaggagatgaACACAATGGTAATGCCTGGGACATCTGCTATCTCCAACAACTAGACACTCTGGTATTAACTTAAAACTCAGATAATTTAGAGGCAGGAACTTCAGGAAACCCTTTTATAGATTTTGTGTTTgtagagacagtgtgtgtgtgtgtgtgtgtgtgtgtgtgtgtgtgtgtgtgtgtgtgtgcgcgcgcgcgcgcgcgcgtgcatgcacatgtgtgcacactagGGTGGATTTTATTCTTGCTCAATGGCACAGGTTATGTAAGACCAACATTCCCTGCTGTAGGAGACCTGAGTGGTAGTACAAGTTATGCTTCTACCTTTTTGTATGGGCCTGAGCAAGTTATCTGACCTCCCTGCTCTCTATATGGCACTTTCTGTCTTTGGGCAGATGGCATGCCCAAAGTGATGAAATGCCCAAAGAAATGCTGAGCACTCGAGCATTACTTGCATGGCAGTGGAACTCAAATAGGACATCTTGCTATCAAGAAATGCAGGGGGTACTCCTATTAACTGCTAAGAATGTGTTCACCTCCTTTGTCCCAATACAAATCTGCCCCAGTGGTCCCTGGTGGGGACAAGGAAGGCTTATTGTTGTTATGTCAAGTTGTTTTtctgaggcattttctttctttctttctttctttctttctttctttctttctttcttttttttggtttttcaagacagggtttctctgtgtagcttctgaGGCATTTTCAATGCCATTGAGTAATTTTCTCACTTATCTCACATTAGGCATCAAATTATTTTGTGGGCTAAAATAAAGCCAAGCTATAGACAAAATAGGTTTCAAGAAAATCTTCATTTCTGATGAAATGCTACAAGTGTATTCAGCCACAGACACTGAAACCCTGTAGAGCACAATGCTTAACTGGCTCGTGATGGTTGTAATGATCTGCTTGCTGGCATAACTTACTTACAGCATGGCAAAGGTGAGGGAGTGGGGGAGAAACCAGGAGAGAGCACTTGCAATTGCTTCAACTGGGAAAGCGAGGGCTCCTCTAGGTCTCTGGTGAAGTGAGAGGCCTTAGGGAGGGTCTGACCTGGGTGAGTTAAGTATGAGGCTGAGATTTGCAGAGTTCACTTTGTGTCACACCTCTGTAGTGTCCTGATTGCTTGGGTTTCTTGAAAGACCTCCTTTGTCATCTACTTCACTGACAACAGTTTCTGGCACTTGGTTATTGGCAAAGCTTGGAAATACCACTGAATAGGGATATTTTTAAAGGCACTGTATAAGGGGAAAACAAACTAGGGGGATATGCACCTGACCACAATGCCTTCTGGGACCAGAGCAACTCAGTCAGTGTCATATGCTGCTATCTCAGAACAAGCCAGAAGTCTACCAGGCTTTTTTGAAGCTCAGTAGTGAGTGACAGAATCCTTTGGTAAGAACCTAATAATTATAGCAGGATAAATCACTCTCTTTCCTTAATGACTGGTATTGGGGATCCCAGATTGAGTCGAGGCTTTGCACAGAATGACATGTTCTTTGCAAACTAGAAGAACGATATTGCTGGTTATGGGTCTTCTCCAATGTCTTGACTGGACAGCTTGCTATATGAACATTTCCTTTCTTGATTCATTTGATCCTCTGGATTTCTACCTGTATAATCCAACCGTAATTTTTACTCCTGTTCCAGTTCACAAGAAGACATTTCAGGTCCATGTCTGAGTGTGTTTTCCATTATCATTTTTCAAGGCCACATTTCCTACTGGAGAAGTCAATCTCCATCCTATTCTGCTAGTTCATGACCTTCAACATTCTTGTGAAGAAGACATGGCACATTCTTGATTTATATCTGTTTCATCAGTTTTTATCCGTCCCAACTCCCAGTTTAGGCCTTAATTTTCTTGGAACAAAGAGTATAAGCAATCTGAGGGTAGAGCTGTGTTTTACTTGCTTAGTTTCTCCTTGGTGTCTACTTATGCAGCCAGTACTCAGtaaagatattttgttttgttttgttttgttctggtgaTTATGGATAACTACTTAATTGTTGGTATACTCTGAGGTAGAGATTTcacaatttttaactttttaaaaaaatttgaatttttattgattgtgtgtttgtgagtgtggcgcacacacacaaaatgtgcagttacccatggaagccaaaagagagTATCAGAAGCCCTggggctgaagttacaggtggctgtgcactacctgatgtgggtgctgggaaccacagtctgttcttctgcaagaacaccaagcactcttaaccacagaaccatctatccagccccacaGCTAATCATGTGCTAGACAATCCTTATTAGTGTTGaaatgtgaatttttctttttcagttttattcatATGTGGTAACTAATAGTATGGTAGAAGTTCTGATGGAGTGTTTGTACTTCTAGGAATCAGTGAGAATGAGTATGCAGCCTTTGGTATATAAGTGGTACCTCCAGACTATTAGGgagaagaaatgtattttaaacaccATCCCTTAAATCTTGTGTAATTAATAACTATAAAGGATTtatagttattattattgttagcAATAATTGTTCATTTATAATGCATACCAAATAACATAACATCTGCAAACTCTCATTATCTATACCAATCCAACAAAACTGGTATTATTAGTACTgattttgactttttgttttttttttttttacattagaaacaatctaCCCTCCCACCCTCTCATGCCTCTCACTGACCCCCCATCCCCTctcttttctgctcctcagggagggtgaggccttccatgggggatccttaatgtctgtcacatcatttggggcagggcctaggccctcccctgtgtgtctaggctgagagagtaacactctatggggaatgggcttttaaaagaaggaaattgaTGCTTGAAGTTATTAAGTAAGTTGCCCTATGTCTCACAATGAAGAGCAATGCCAAAACTCCAACTGAGATCATGGATTCTGGAGTCTACtgaatgtcttaaaaaaaaaaaactaagtaagaGGTGCTTAGAACACTGAAATTTTTCtatgaagcaaagaaaaatgttattcCAGAACCTTTCCAAGTGATCAAAATGTCCAACTATCTTAATCTTTCCTGGGACACAGGACTCTGATGATCAAACTGGAAGAGTCTCAGGGAAACTGTGATGGTTGGTCACACTTTCACTTTATCATTTGACTATGCTTCTGAATACTAGAAAGGTTAGGAGGAAAATAGAATGCACTGGACAGTTAGCTGAATTTTCCAGTTTAAATGcagtgtttaaaacaaacaaaaacccttctgaaatgaaaattttgaaTCAATTTAATTACCTATCTTGTAAGGTGTAGCTAACTGACATGGTAATTGGAAATATTCTGTTTTATGATTGCTCTTTTTATATCCTCAAATTTATTTCCaagatttgtttttgagatagtctcacacTACAGCCCAaggtggcttggaactcacactgatcttggctggtctggaactcatcaTAGTCCAGGTTTGTCTTGAACTCAATACAATtcttctgactctgcctctcaagtgctgggattacaggctgagCCACACACTTGGCTAGATCAAGCATATGCTGCCTTTGGTCCCAAACCATACTCACTCTCTGTCATCTCAAATACTCTGAATCTTACTTCCCTTCAGCTTCAAAATTCCTATGATTCTACCTGTAAACCGACCTGCTAACAGCCAGTTCTCATAAACAAATctcagaaaaaatagaaaatatttctgattgcTTGATGTATGCTAATTCATTTAATATTCTCTGTTGAGCTGTTGTATACTAGCATGGAGGAAGAGTTAGATTTAGAGATCagttttttttcaagaaattttTCATATTACTTAAGATTCCATTCTGTCCTTGTACCATCTGATCTGAAACTCCTCTCCTATAGCATCAGTGGTATGTAGACCACACCGTGAGAAACCCTGAACTAGAGATTGCAACCCTTTGTCAATTAATTTACCATTTGATTTCAAGGACAGGATTCTTTGTCACAGAAAGGTTTTGAGTTTCTGTGTGGTTAAGCCTGTCATTCTTTGCCTTTGTGATTTTTGCTTTTGGTATCACGCTTCAAAAGTCCTTCTTTGGcccaaagtaatttaaaataactatttcCTGAGTGTCTAGTAGTCTGACACAAAATAGGCACTCTTGGATTAAGGGACAGCCTCccttaaaaatacaaatgcattTGCAAACTTAACATTAAGGGTTTGGATATCTCATGAGAACCCTACCATACGAGAAATTGTCATTTTGCCAAGGCACAGATGTGAATTGCATGTGCTGGCAGGCTAGTACATGGAAGCCAGTCCATATGCTGATGAGTAAGTTTAATGCCCTGCTACCACCACCCACTATTACATAGTATCCCTGTGTGATATATATTGTGTGCATACacattatgtattttatgtgtttagtGATCCAATATTTGCAGTGTACATTTTGCCATTTTAACCACTCTACTCACTAAGTGGTAAATTGCCtagtctctcctctcctctgtccctGGTAACCTTGTACTTTCTGTTTCTATAGATTTGCCTATTCTTGTTATTTCATATAAGTGGAAATGTGCAATATATGATCCTTTGTGTTTGGCTTCTTTCACTCTCATGTTTTCAAGATTTATCTATGTTGTAATATGTAACAGTACTTCACTTCTTTTCATGGCTGAATAATATACCATTTTATTTCTGTAACACATTTTGTTTATGCATTCATCTGTCAACAGCCACATGATTATTTCTACTTTGTGTGGCCATTATGAGGAATTCTGCTATTAATATTATACAAGTATGTGCTCCAGTAGATATTTGCAATTATTTGGGGTATATACCTGGGAATGGCATTGTTCACCTATTTTTCATCAAAAAATTTgaccagccaggcggtggtggcacacacctttaattccagcacttgggaggcaggggcaggcagatctctgtgagttcgagaccagcctggtctacaagagctagttccaggacaggctccgaagccacagagaaaccctgtctcaaaaaaaaaaaaaaaagaaaaagaaaaaagaaagaaatttgaccAATTATTTATAGCTGTTACTTGTCATTTACTTCTTTGTGTGGAATTGTTTCTCATCTCTAAGGACAGGGTGACAGCTCATCGGAAGTAGAATTCAATGTGAATGGGACTCGGAAAAGCCAAGTTTAgagaatagaaataaagaaaggtgcAGGATTCATGAAAGGCCAGGTTGGGTGGGCCTCTGTTGTGGAGCACTGAGATAAAAGAGAGCACAAGAAGTTTGCCTGGAAGGTTCAGCTCTTAAAAAGGGGTCAGAATGGGgtattaattttatcttcttgTCAGCTTAGCCCAGAGAGGACCTATGTGAGCCCATACCTTAGAAAATAACTCTTTCCAGGGTGACCTTATTTTAACTCCCTGAGTGAAGTTAACACCCTTGCTTATATTTGTACTTCCAGATAAACTGGCAGACTCTCAATTCCAGGTAGTGTTGGCCTCTTTCCAGACTTACTCCTGAAGGCCAAGACGTCTAGATAAATGGAGATGGATGCGTCTGGCCAAGGTTTCCAGGGTCTCTGCACCCCACCCTTAATGATGGAACACAACAAAATACTAGCCTCAAACTGTGAGTTTCTTAAGAAGGATGAGGTGGACTGTGTCTATACATGATGGTAGCCATTGCACTGTGTTTGCTCATCATGATTCTGCTCCTACCTGAACTTTCTCCTCTTATGTAAGGCATCCCTCAAGATAACTGCAAAGCTGTAATCTGCCATGGCTGGCTGAGTTTACATAACAAATTGGTTGGTGTCATGCAATAGTCTTTTGAGCCCTTGAGAAACCAGTGTGCTGAAAGAGGCCAAAGCTTGGGCTCATTTGGAGGGGCACTGTGTGTGCTTGGTGTACTCAAGGGAGAGCATTCCATGATCACAAGGGTCAGAAAGATGAAATTTCCTTTTTAGATGAAGAGAGTAATGATGACTCAGGACATACTGTGCTGTCCCAATGCCTGCAATAATGGGGCAAGGGTTAGGGCTTCATTTTATGCCAGAGCTTTGGCAGACAAAGCCATCCATGGAATTGCCTAGGTTAGTGGGAGTCCTATGAAGGACTGAAGGAAAAAACCCCACTTTTAGCAACCTCCATCCAGTGAGGGATCAGCCTGGGGAAAATGGCTTCTGGAAGTTACTGCCTTCCATGCTGAAGTCCAGCTTAATTGAGTTGGAATAGGGATAAACTAGGAGCAAAAAGCAAGCTTTTCCAAATGCTGTGCTAGGACAGAGAAGATTGTATCAGCAAGCAAGATAAGTTCACTTGTACCTTCTGGCTAGTAATCTTCCCCAAAGTAGCTATTGAACTTTTGGAAATGCTGTAAGAGCTGTAAGGTCCTAGCCAATACAAGAGACTAAATGAGAAACTTCCCAATGTGCTGACTAGTCCAAGAGAAAACAAGAGCTGCAAGCAGGTTCAGTCAGTGATGACCAAAGCATGTTACTGCCTTCCTTTCTTGGGAGTAAAATTTCTTAGATAGATCAAGCCTGAAATCAGACTCCTGCCTATGAAAGCATCACAGTGACCCTCCTCAAAGTAAGAATTTACTCACAAAATAGCCTTGAGTATTCAACCaactttcttttgtcttctcttcaGAGGAGATGGAGAGCAGCTGCTTACAATGTAGGGGTCTGGTAGGGATTCCCACTTCTCTGAGCTGTGTGTACCAGAAATTGGCTTTAACTATCCCTGAGGAAAAGAGAGGAGTAAGAGGGGGAAAGTGGATCCAGTGGCTGCATTCTAGTTTAGCCCCTTAGCACCTCTCCTACACTGCTGTTTAGCCTCACTTTCCAAACTAGGCTGGGCCTATGCCAGCCTCAGGGCCCTGACTCATATCTCATGCAGTGCTTTATGTAACAGTGCCAGGTTACTGAGACATCAAGCTTCTGCTTGCTCAGTGGTGGGCTTCCCCCAAGG from Cricetulus griseus strain 17A/GY chromosome X, alternate assembly CriGri-PICRH-1.0, whole genome shotgun sequence encodes the following:
- the Tsc22d3 gene encoding TSC22 domain family protein 3 isoform X2, coding for MGLRDGAQDGVTSVEKRAPRESGLSFPGTLESQKASSAGAHLPAAPDTADQAASEPEKMAQSKTDCRSPVGLDCCNCCLDLANRSNLQKDSSGENKPGSPTVSNFRQLQEKLIFENLNTDKLNTIMRQDSLEPVLRDPCYLINEGICNRNIDQTMLSILLFFHSASGASVVALDNKIEQAMDLVKNHLMYAVREEVEILKEQIRELVEKNSQLERENTLLKTLASPEQLEKFQSRLSPEEPAPEAPETPEAPGGSAV
- the Tsc22d3 gene encoding TSC22 domain family protein 3 isoform X3 produces the protein MAQSKTDCRSPVGLDCCNCCLDLANRSNLQKDSSGENKPGSPTVSNFRQLQEKLIFENLNTDKLNTIMRQDSLEPVLRDPCYLINEGICNRNIDQTMLSILLFFHSASGASVVALDNKIEQAMDLVKNHLMYAVREEVEILKEQIRELVEKNSQLERENTLLKTLASPEQLEKFQSRLSPEEPAPEAPETPEAPGGSAV